The Vespula pensylvanica isolate Volc-1 chromosome 3, ASM1446617v1, whole genome shotgun sequence nucleotide sequence aCCCCtccacaaacacacatacatatgctTCAACTCACATACCATTCAaaactatatttcttttcacttcGCTCTTAACACAACTACACTTTCATATCCtgacctttctctttcttatatctttgCGTTGCACTTTCGATCGACTGAGCTTTTCACTTTCACTAGAATTTCGTCCCATAAACAAAGTCAAGGATCGTAGGTATGTGAAACTGAGGTTGacaaaatgtttctttcttgaatttttttgcgttataaatatttactcaaagagagagagagagagagagagagagagagagagagagagagagagagagagagagagagagagagagaaagagagaaggaattgACTGTTTCCTCAAAAGATAGAAGTGAAAATATGTTTAGTGTCAAGAGTGTCATACTTCGAAGCGAAAGCAAAGATTGAATGGATGTAATAATAAGTGGACTTTCGATTCTAAGGATAAATCAAACTATTTCCATAAAATGGATATAAaataggataaaaaagaaaaataaattgtttaaagaTGGAGAAGAAAAGCATCGCTTTCTTTAAAATGTTCTTTaaagttttgaaaaaagatatgaaataatatttttacgtaatAACGAAAGGGTCGAATAGGGTTAATCTCATCTATTCAAGAATTACCTATTTACCGGCAACGCTTTCTAATCGCGTGTTGACTGACTTTCGAtgatttttatcatcgatcaaAGTAAACGTAAAGAAGAAGTTCGTcacaaatttgtataataccTTTACCATTCGTTTTGATTTTGGtttaacaaagaaacaaaaaaaaagaaataagaacaatattttaaaggaaagcgactttgaattaatttctatgTATCTAGCAAGAACCAATTCTCGCACGATGTACAACCAAAATTTTGTTCTcgtctttcgataaaaaacatatatctcgcaaagaaaaagtattatatacagGAAAACGTGACTGTAGATTTCGAAACATCAGGAAAGGTATACGAATCGaaagctattattattaaaactctctaacgaaaaatatatatcgggTGATACAATAACTATTAACACCTGAAGTATTATATCAACGATAATGCATGTGCATGTGcatttgtgaaaaaaatataatcgcaAATATATAGTCCACCTTGAACCATTCATTTTTACGcattgatattttcttctaatttcaatcgaaagaaagacataGCTTGTTACAAACGCAAGACATTGTTTCAAAATATCTCGCAGActgattatttttcgatattccaTCTTAATGCTTTTTTATTCGGAATGGTACAAAGAATCAATTCGTGAAAAACGAAATcctttccattaaaaaaatatatcgaagatcTTAAAATCTCGTAACGAGAATGGCcttgagaaaaaattctttccatCGGCAGATGTACCCTTGAAATGGCATAACTTTGTCCTGAGGATTTTTTCCACAAAACCACAAGTAACGGGAATATTTGAGGtggtaataattattgaatcaCCCGGTATGTTCCCTCAATACCAACATTTAGAACACGAATTAACAGACCGTAACGATGTTAACGCAGTTATCGACGTTTCGTATTCGAAGAGTTATCCTATCGAGAAAAACACTGTAATTTTATCATCACGAATTATAATTCACATAGATACTGATTATCAACGAGATAACAAGCTCATTCctataaaattgaatatagtCATTGAGTTTTGATCATACATAAGGTTAATTACGTTATCAGACTCGTTCAATATCGCAatattcgaatgattttttgaataattcgatcgagaaaaatgtTGATAAAGTATTATATCTTGAACTTGTTTCAACGATTCGAGACAAGAACGCCGTGGTTCCTATTTCCGGATAATAATCTTCGAAGACGACATCAAACACGTTTctcgatattcgatattacatttatttcctGATATCGATAGCGTAATCTAAGAACAATTTCGCGAGGTAGGCGTTTTCTACAGGTACGTAACCACGTTTTTACTTTTAGGCTATTCATGGCAATTCTCTTTTACGATCAAAGGATTCAAACGTCCCATCGCTAGTTTTTTATTCGTCCTTTCACTTTCCTTACCAATGATTCTTGGAAGAAtaatagaaacgataaaactTATTTGTTATTCTCGATTATTCAACTTCTCAAGAGTGGACTTTTCTTCCgcttgtaataaatttattgatgATCGAGTACCACGTCGACGATTCGTtgatttcgagaaaaaagatatatctatttctatgaaaaagatagatcCCCGCGATTATTTCTCTgataaaagaagggaaaacaAATCACCTAAGATTTGTCAAAAGTACATTATTACGAAAAATCAAGAACTCGAAAGCGCCGCTGTTCTACTAAagcgacgacgatgacgatcgtCTTTTGCGAGCCATTAATCTTTTAAGAAATGCCTTCATAAAATTTCATCACAATGCTATTTTGGTGACAAGGCGAAAGCGTTGACGAACCACTCTTtttaaaagcgaaagaaaatttgggTGTTTCACTTTTACAAATACAACACTTTCACGTTACTactttcgatttatatatatcgccttttaaaaatgaaatttatttttattatatactctacattaatataatttgaaagataatataatcaaaaaagtTTGCATGCAATTAAgtacaattttcaataaaaatgtataaaatattacctataattcgatttattatcgttaatagtCAAACTGAAAGGAACAcgtatctttttatcattaataaaaaatattcgtacatGGAAACAACATTTCTAATATATGGAGCAACCTCTACGTTCCAAATGAAGTCGCTTTTTATTAGATCATTATCACTGTGCTCTCTAAAATgccataaaatatttcgatctctcttcagttttagttttattcgatcgtatacgtataatttCAGACGAGCAATCGTTAGAGTAATTTGCAATCAGCtttaatcgaatgaaaaaagacgTCCAACGTTCACGCACTTTATATCCTTGACCATGGAAGTGTTACAATATACGTGATAGCCTCTTTGTAGAATGGATACAGTGCAGGCTGTCGGGTCATTCACCTGATGATTATTCTAGATCATTACAACTATCGGAATATACCACGTAAATACCAGCGTAATATTATACACATCTATTTTCCTTGGATTAAATCTTATTCGagtaaattcttttcaaatgtCACGAAAGGaacttccaaaaaaaaaaaaaaaaaaaatattcgaataaaattttatcaagcATATATCTTCTACGCGTACAACTAGTATTTCTTTCAACGATAAAAAGGtttaataaaacgatgttGAAGAGTATCACTTATCACTCTAACTCTATCTACGTTCTACAAGAAATTTAACACTTAAGTCCATTGTAGGTACTTCTAACGCCTGTCCTATATATACAAAGTTTGCATCTTTATCGCTTTTCGAGTTAGCGCATATTCTTAATCAAAAATCACGAAAAGATATGTAGAGAatctaaaaaaacaaaatataaagaaaaagaaataaaaagaaaggagagaggaagaactTCGATCTTTTAATGAACTTACCCGGTATTggtgttaaataaataattgtggCCACGACGGACACGAGACCAACGAAAATGGCACATCTCAAAAGCATCCTCTCGAAGAATATAGTTGTCAAATTTGTTGTAATTTATCTTCTTGGCAATAATCTTACGTATTTTCAATTCTTCTGTCTTCGTGAGAGAAATGAGAGTATCGCAGAGAACGTAGAGAGTCTTGCCGGTATCGTAGTCGCGGATACACTAGCGGCATACGAGGAAAGTTCATtgccaaagagagagagtttgatGTCTgattaaaaaggaagaaagatctGTTAGTTGCGGAAGAAACGAGTACACGCGTTATCCTATTTACGGTTACAATGTTCTTGCTTTTAAAAGTCTTCCTGATTgcgataaacgaaaaaaggaaatacattaaaaaatttcttactcGTTATTGGCttaatcttttgtttttgttcatATGTATTTTGTGTTTCTAACGATCACGACATGAATTATACGTTagttatgtataatttaaaagcgAATCATACATGTTAAGTATATTCGCATAAATATCAACTAACTCGGTTTGATCTTTGTGTTCTTATGTATTAACAGATATTCgtagttttatattaaattataattcttttttatatcgattaattaattacatttttctttgatatcagTATTCTTTTgttgattttcttcgatatcagTATCATCTGatgataatacgatataataagcaaataaacgatcgaagaatattaataaattaaaagaaagtaaaatttaaaagGAACGCGGTATAAATCGCAACTGGTTTTAAATTGTAAAGATCGATATTCGACGATGAAACGATATCTAGTAGTAAATATTGACAAGTTGAAGGGGCTTACAACGTCGATAATACAGAAACGCGTGTCGTAGTCCTAATGTTCATTAGAGCTCGTTGAACgtgtttttgtttaattatcgttttacGGGATAATATTACGTGTAAATAGTGTGGTTATTAAAACacataaaattaatgtataaaatgcgtatttaaattttgtttttcatttacaattataaagtaataagCATAATAAAAATGTGGTGTATACGGTGTTACGCCTGCATTCGTAATGCAAAACAAATTTACGATATAAGTACTACTGCTTTACGCTTTTTATCGCAAAGTATTAACATTCCGGACTATGataaaaaagcagaaaatgtaaataatactaCTAGTTCCAATACATGTTCTGTAATGATTAAATCTCAACTTGAAGAAAGAGGTTATAATGGAAAAACTTATAACTTAACCAATGAAATTACACCTGTGCAGAATCTACAAGAAATACAATCAAACAATTCTAATTTAATtccagaaataaaaattgatacggaagatttaaatatttgcgATAAAAATGTCAAGTTACCTTTAGCTTTGGATACGTGTACCGAAGATATTTCCTATATCGGACAATATCAACTTCCTAGTTATAATATAGCAAAATATGCAAATACTTCAGAAACTATCCAAAAGTTAATGAGCCTTGGTCTAAAATTGTATAAACATGAAACCGACATAGATCTGATGCAATTTTTGTTATCTAAAGACTTCAAAAAGGATCTATTTCCATATATAAGGTTTTTAAATGATTGCGGCGTACCTAGCGACTACCTTGGCGAATTTCTTAGCATAAATCCGTATATCTTTAAACAAGATATGGATGATCTATATACAAGAATAAGATATTTGAGATTTCACcaatttaatatagaaatgatCAAAGTCGTTCTTTGTAAAAATCCTAGATGGCTAAATTATTCCACGAGGAGTATAGATACTAAGCTAGGATATTTTCAGGATAATTTTCATCTGAGCGGAAAAGAAGTGAGAGAATTAACGGTAAAAAATTCcaaattaataacatataagATGAAACATATAATGGAAAATACATTTGCTATAAAAGAGGAAATGGGTTTTAATAAGATTGAAACCAAAATGTTACTGCTAAGTCAACCTAGATTATGGATGAAATGtaagaattttgtttaatatcaaCTTTTGAATGGACTAATAAAATCTATTCTGTTAGTTACTTTGTAATTGAAAATAGtacattatcttttatattttcaggtagaaaaaatataacggATACATTTGACTATGTGCATAATGAGATGAAATTATCTCATCAATTTATTTTGTCTCAAGCATACGTTTTGTTATGCAGAAAACGCAGACTGGAGCAGAGGCATACGTTTTTGGTACAGTTGGGTAGAGCACAGTATGATCCAACTAAACCATTGTATGTTTCACTCATCTCTCTGATTGGTGGCACAGATAATGACTTTTGTCAAAATGTAGCAAAAACATCTAATGATACTTATGACTTATACTTAAAATCTATCTAGTAAGTGTCTTATaactaattgtaaataaaaaaaagtatttttatcgataagcGCCTTCTGCTTTTTTGACATTTTggttttattacattttcgtatttctttcatctgattttttttcttgatatttaCAAACTTGTACacacaaatattttacatcgCAATTGGTCTGGACGATTAACATTGATGTttatgatgatgattaaaCAGTCCAAAAACGTGTAATAAAATGCTACGATACATAGATTGTAACTATTGATCAGCTTTGCTGTATACAAATTTCACTTTATCTGTGAGATTCGTCTGTTATATGGTTACAACGTACATATTCGatatcgttgttttttttgcaaatgtattatatatatatatatatacgaatcgTCTTTGTGCGAATAAAAAATCCAATAGAAAGATGCGCGCACTCCGAAATGTCGTCCGTGTAACAGTTCTTTCCCACATTGTTCTATTTTACAATCTAATTGTATTTTCCtagttcaatttttttctgtatcgCTCGTACTGAATGATACAAAAGCGAATCTATCAATCCTGCTACCGTGAAAACTCCGCCAATAATCGCACAAGTGTTTGTCGCAAAATGCCCAAAAGATTTTGCTTTTTCCGTATATTTTACCATCAAAGGACTTAATTCGTAACTGAAAAATATTCCAGGCATGCCTGATTCGCCGGTGAACAGAGATACCTGCTTGG carries:
- the LOC122627994 gene encoding transcription termination factor 3, mitochondrial isoform X2; protein product: MWCIRCYACIRNAKQIYDISTTALRFLSQSINIPDYDKKAENVNNTTSSNTCSVMIKSQLEEREIKIDTEDLNICDKNVKLPLALDTCTEDISYIGQYQLPSYNIAKYANTSETIQKLMSLGLKLYKHETDIDLMQFLLSKDFKKDLFPYIRFLNDCGVPSDYLGEFLSINPYIFKQDMDDLYTRIRYLRFHQFNIEMIKVVLCKNPRWLNYSTRSIDTKLGYFQDNFHLSGKEVRELTVKNSKLITYKMKHIMENTFAIKEEMGFNKIETKMLLLSQPRLWMKCRKNITDTFDYVHNEMKLSHQFILSQAYVLLCRKRRLEQRHTFLVQLGRAQYDPTKPLYVSLISLIGGTDNDFCQNVAKTSNDTYDLYLKSI
- the LOC122627994 gene encoding transcription termination factor 3, mitochondrial isoform X1, which translates into the protein MWCIRCYACIRNAKQIYDISTTALRFLSQSINIPDYDKKAENVNNTTSSNTCSVMIKSQLEERGYNGKTYNLTNEITPVQNLQEIQSNNSNLIPEIKIDTEDLNICDKNVKLPLALDTCTEDISYIGQYQLPSYNIAKYANTSETIQKLMSLGLKLYKHETDIDLMQFLLSKDFKKDLFPYIRFLNDCGVPSDYLGEFLSINPYIFKQDMDDLYTRIRYLRFHQFNIEMIKVVLCKNPRWLNYSTRSIDTKLGYFQDNFHLSGKEVRELTVKNSKLITYKMKHIMENTFAIKEEMGFNKIETKMLLLSQPRLWMKCRKNITDTFDYVHNEMKLSHQFILSQAYVLLCRKRRLEQRHTFLVQLGRAQYDPTKPLYVSLISLIGGTDNDFCQNVAKTSNDTYDLYLKSI